A portion of the Malania oleifera isolate guangnan ecotype guangnan chromosome 3, ASM2987363v1, whole genome shotgun sequence genome contains these proteins:
- the LOC131150736 gene encoding uncharacterized protein LOC131150736, with translation MCKLCGKIIKGGITRLKQHLAHKKGQVAGCSNVTTQVREQMMKHLQQYAEKKRDKQKRQEEAEAQIRGDFENLSDEEDLEEESMRFARQESMRSQQQWEDRQRFRARTTGRGNIYEEGGGSGSGATSGFNRAGARSYSGREVGGSGRQWINPDAPEARLKAMDPILERSKSAKQPKLNTKLLKGLRSKLGKAVGKFLIYNRIPANVADSPFMQPMLDIAAEVGKGVKGPSPYEISEIYLEQEYQEMKNYIASFAGIWKERGVTLMCDGWSGPTRKHIINFLVYCDRGTVFHKSVDASDVPSRTAEYYFRLMDEVVEEIGEENVVQVVTDNEAAMKAGGKLLMQKRPNLYWTACAAHCIDLILEDIGKKSNVKKVLEDARTITSFIYNHTWTVNFMKKFTNNRELLRPAITRFATNFIALETIVRHKQALREMFTSDAWKNSRFGMAKSGPAYDSKKIILGKEFWQKASDIIKVQEPLVKVLKLVDGDEKPTMGFIYEAIDRAKLAIQKDCRFYKDYWKIIDNRWSFQLHQDLHAAGYFLNPQFLYGAPPSPEVAREVMDGVKKVITKLVPDIDTQIRAINQLLLYRDRQETFGTPLAQRAVKQTNPAEWWIHYGLCAPELQRIAIRVLSQTTSASNCERNWSTFSLIHTKTRNRLKYMRLQKLVFVHYNMRLKLRRTMRRSQREIEEGFNPINLDYIFEEDDPLSQWLEERETPLLDGQDNSNWLNEEVGGTTEGGDQPPINAHDDSGSSPERTQSDDNLGLSPPSDDDGNSGAGAGVGGGGSGGGGGGGVEYNYGYDTGTSFGRDIYPSDPYGLHDIPENYDLGIPPGNQSSQPRRRRSARGDPSDSTENSYGVVRSFGDFGLDGSSSQSFGSHPAYPHYASRDSHFYPSGLGISGSSESSSTHYPEPAPAPTYRHYSGEFSSPVHFQEQQQNDANLGSFNYVFPQGWGDNFPSQSQDTDANYEDPPRHSFWW, from the exons atgtgtaaattatgtgggaagataatcaaagggggcattacacgcttgaaacaacacttggcacataaaaagggtcaagtagctggatgctcaaatgtgaccacacaagtaagagaacaaatgatgaaacatctacaacagtatgctgagaagaaaagagataaacaaaaaaggcaagaagaagcagaagcccaaattagaggagattttgagaatttgagcgatgaagaagacttggaagaagaaagtatgagatttgctcgacaagaaagcatgcgatcacaacaacaatgggaagatagacaaagatttcgagcaagaacaactggaaggggtaatatttatgaagagggaggtggctctggcagtggtgctaccagtggtttcaatagagcaggagctcgatcttatagtggtcgagaagttggaggtagtggacgacaatggatcaatcctgatgcccctgaagctagactaaaggcaatggatcctattttagaaagaagcaagagtgcgaaacaaccaaaactcaacacaaagttactgaaaggtttaagaagtaaattaggaaaagcggttggaaaattcctaatttataatcggattccagcgaatgtagctgactctccatttatgcagcctatgcttgatattgctgcagaggttggaaagggggtgaagggtccatcaccctatgagatatctgaaatttatttggagcaagagtatcaagaaatgaaaaattatatagcttcttttgctggaatttggaaggaaagaggtgtaacacttatgtgtgatggttggtcaggaccaactagaaaacacattataaactttttagtttattgtgatagaggcaccgtgtttcataaatcagttgatgcctctgatgtgccaagcagaacagctgaatattatttcag attaatggatgaggtggttgaagaaattggagaggagaatgttgtccaagtagtgactgataatgaagctgcaatgaaggcaggaggaaaattattaatgcagaagaggcccaatctctattggacagcatgtgcagctcattgcatagaccttattcttgaagatattggtaagaaaagtaacgtgaagaaggtcttagaagatgcaagaacaataacctcatttatttacaaccacacatggacagtgaatttcatgaagaaattcacaaataatagagagttacttcgccctgccatcactcgatttgccacaaatttcattgctttggagactattgtcaggcataaacaagcactaagggaaatgtttacatctgatgcttggaaaaactcaaggtttggaatggcaaaatcaggcccagcatatgattcaaagaaaattatcttaggcaaagagttttggcaaaaggcctctgatataattaaagtgcaagaacccttggtgaaagttcttaaattggttgatggtgatgaaaaaccaaccatgggcttcatatacgaggcaattgatagggcgaagttggccattcaaaaagattgccggttttacaaagactattggaaaattattgacaaccggtggagttttcagttgcaccaagatttgcacgctgctg ggtattttttgaacccacaatttctttatggtgccccaccctctcctgaagttgctagagaagtcatggatggagttaaaaaagtgataaccaagttggtacccgatatagatactcaaattcgggctattaatcaa ttgttgctatatcgagataggcaggagacttttggaaccccgttggctcaaagggcagtgaaacaaacaaatcctg ctgaatggtggattcattatggcttgtgtgctcctgagctccaaagaatagcaattagagttcttagccagaccacatcagcttcgaactgtgagcgtaattggagcacctttagcctcatccatacgaaaacaagaaatagattaaagtatatgagactacaaaaacttgttttcgtacattacaacatgaggttaaagttaagacgtacaatgagaagaagccaacgagaaattgaagagggtttcaatcctatcaatttggactacattttcgaagaagatgatcctttaagtcaatggttagaggagagagagacaccactactcgatggtcaggacaattcaaattggttaaatgaagaggttggtggtactacagaaggaggtgatcaaccaccaataaacgcgcatgatgattcaggttcaagccctgaacgtacacaaagtgatgacaatcttggtttgagcccaccaagtgatgatgatggtaatagtggtgctggagctggggttggggggggtggcagtggtggtggtggaggcggcggtgtagaatataattatggatatgatacggggacatcatttggaagggatatatatccttctgatccttatggattacatgacatacctgaaaattatgacttgggtattcctccagggaaccaatcttcacaacccaggagaaggaggagtgctcgtggtgaccctagcgattctactgaaaattcatatggtgtggttcgtagttttggcgactttggtttagatggttcatcatcacaatcatttggatctcatccagcatatccacattatgcatctcgtgactcacatttttatcccagtggattaggaatctcaggatctagtgagtcttcttctacacactacccagagccagcccctgccccaacttatagacattattcaggagaattttcatcaccagtacattttcaagagcaacaacaaaatgatgcaaacttgggttcattcaactatgtatttccacaaggatggggagataatttcccatcccaatctcaagatacagatgcaaattatgaagaccctccacgtcattctttttggtggtga
- the LOC131150738 gene encoding profilin-2 — protein sequence MSWQAYVDEHLLCDMEGNHLSAAAIIGHDGTVWAQSATFPPLKTEEITGVMTDFSEPGHLAPTGLYLGNTKYMVIQGEPGAVIRGKKGSGGVTIKKTNQALIIGIYEEPLTPGQCNMIVERLGDYLIDQGL from the exons ATGTCGTGGCAAGCATACGTAGATGAGCACCTCTTGTGCGACATGGAAGGCAATCATCTCTCTGCCGCCGCTATCATCGGCCATGACGGCACTGTTTGGGCCCAGAGCGCTACCTTCCCTCCG TTAAAGACTGAAGAAATAACGGGGGTTATGACTGATTTTTCTGAACCGGGACATCTTGCACCAACTGGCTTATACCTTGGCAATACAAAGTACATGGTAATCCAAGGTGAACCAGGGGCGGTCATACGAGGAAAGAAG GGTTCTGGGGGTGTTACCATCAAGAAAACTAATCAGGCTTTGATCATTGGCATATATGAGGAGCCTCTCACTCCTGGTCAGTGCAACATGATTGTTGAAAGGCTTGGTGACTATCTCATTGACCAGGGTCTCTAG
- the LOC131150737 gene encoding putative pentatricopeptide repeat-containing protein At3g08820, whose protein sequence is MAHLLQIQTQLITLPIPTSVIHPNIIAVKLIGVCASHANLRHAALVFDTLPTPNIFTYNTILRAFAQNNHWIHTLQYFNSQLSSPDAPGPDEYTFTSVLKACSGLSSAVDGEKIHGLVAKLGLESNVFVQNSLVDMYFKVGSFLVAQKLFDEMPERDVVSWNTLVSGLCLCGHVNKARRVFDSLVDKTLVSWSTMISGYAKLGRLEDARQLFDEMPERNVVCWNAMIAGYAQNEKYSEAIELFRRMQQMGAAGPNDVTLTSVLSACAHLGALDLGKWIDKFISRHRKELSLFLGNALADMYAKCGCILEARRIFDKMQERDVISWSIIITGLAMHGHANEAFGCFFEMLKCGLKPNEVTFMGLLTACTHAGLVDKGLNYFNTMNREYGIRPAVEHYGCVVDLLSRAGRLDEAESLINSMPMKPNVVVWGALLGGCQIYKDTWRGERVVHRILELDSEHSGSYVYLAKIYTSMGRLDEAARCRLRMQDDGVLRTPGCSWIEVDNTVYEFFMGDRSHPWSDKIYSKIKELGLKMKLAGYKPNTDLVVHSIDEEEKEDALSTHSEKLAIAFGILTTPDGTTIRVVKNLRVCDDCHDAIKIISTIVEREIIVRDRSRFHHFRSGKCSCNDYW, encoded by the coding sequence ATGGCCCACCTCCTCCAAATTCAAACTCAACTCATAACCCTCCCCATCCCCACCTCCGTTATTCACCCTAACATCATCGCCGTCAAGCTCATCGGCGTCTGCGCCTCCCACGCTAACCTGCGCCACGCCGCCCTCGTCTTCGACACCCTCCCCACCCCCAACATCTTCACCTACAACACCATCCTCAGAGCCTTCGCCCAAAACAATCACTGGATCCATACACTCCAGTATTTCAACTCCCAGTTGTCATCGCCCGATGCGCCTGGCCCAGATGAGTACACCTTCACCTCTGTCCTCAAAGCCTGTTCTGGGCTTTCCAGTGCAGTCGACGGCGAGAAAATCCACGGTCTTGTCGCCAAACTGGGCCTCGAATCGAATGTTTTTGTTCAGAACTCGCTTGTGGATATGTACTTTAAAGTGGGTTCTTTTTTGGTTGCTCAGAAGCTATTTGATGAAATGCCGGAAAGAGACGTTGTTTCTTGGAACACATTGGTTTCCGGGCTTTGTTTGTGTGGGCACGTTAATAAGGCTAGACGGGTGTTTGATAGTTTGGTCGACAAGACTTTGGTTTCCTGGTCGACTATGATCAGCGGGTATGCGAAGTTGGGCAGATTGGAGGATGCTCGGCAGCTTTTTGATGAGATGCCGGAGAGGAATGTTGTTTGTTGGAATGCAATGATTGCAGGGTATGCCCAGAATGAGAAGTATAGTGAAGCCATTGAACTATTTCGTCGAATGCAACAAATGGGGGCTGCTGGGCCTAATGATGTTACTCTTACTAGTGTACTCTCCGCCTGTGCACATCTTGGGGCACTTGATCTGGGGAAGTGGATTGATAAATTTATTAGCCGGCATAGGAAGGAATTGAGTCTTTTCTTGGGAAATGCACTGGCAGACATGTATGCAAAGTGTGGATGCATTTTGGAGGCTAGGCGAATTTTTGACAAGATGCAGGAGAGAGATGTGATCTCATGGAGTATTATTATTACAGGGTTGGCCATGCATGGGCATGCAAATGAAGCATTTGGTTGCTTCTTTGAGATGCTTAAGTGCGGATTGAAGCCAAATGAGGTTACTTTCATGGGCTTATTGACAGCTTGTACTCATGCTGGTTTGGTTGACAAAGGGCTCAACTATTTTAACACAATGAACAGGGAATATGGAATCAGACCTGCAGTTGAACACTATGGCTGTGTTGTTGATCTTCTAAGCCGTGCTGGCCGCCTTGATGAAGCAGAGAGCCTGATCAACTCGATGCCTATGAAGCCTAATGTTGTAGTATGGGGTGCATTGCTTGGGGGTTGCCAGATTTACAAAGATACTTGGAGAGGCGAACGAGTTGTCCATCGTATTCTTGAACTCGACTCTGAACACTCTGGAAGCTATGTCTATCTTGCCAAAATCTATACTTCAATGGGCAGATTGGATGAGGCAGCAAGGTGTAGGCTGAGAATGCAGGATGATGGGGTATTGAGAACTCCTGGCTGCAGTTGGATAGAGGTGGATAACACGGTTTATGAGTTCTTCATGGGTGACAGATCCCACCCCTGGTCTGATAAGATATACTCTAAAATCAAAGAACTAGGGTTGAAAATGAAGCTAGCTGGATACAAGCCAAATACAGATCTTGTAGTGCATAGCATAGATGAGGAAGAGAAAGAGGATGCTTTATCAACTCACAGTGAGAAGTTAGCAATTGCATTTGGCATTCTAACCACTCCTGATGGAACAACAATTCGTGTTGTTAAGAATCTGCGTGTTTGTGATGACTGTCATgatgcaataaaaataatatctaCAATAGTTGAGCGAGAGATTATTGTGCGGGATCGCAGCCGCTTTCATCATTTCAGAAGTGGTAAATGTTCCTGCAATGACTACTGGTAG